The Micromonospora sp. M71_S20 genome has a window encoding:
- a CDS encoding winged helix-turn-helix transcriptional regulator, which produces MGAGPAPPGVRVWSGRGDEAPVRVDYGITALGRTLLPIQQAIKNWAETHRAGPSRPRRVRPGRRRLTAARRRGRGVAWATQSAGACCMRLAIAECWR; this is translated from the coding sequence GTGGGAGCCGGGCCGGCCCCGCCGGGCGTCCGGGTGTGGTCAGGGCGTGGGGACGAGGCGCCGGTGCGCGTCGATTACGGGATCACCGCCCTGGGCCGTACCCTGCTTCCGATCCAGCAGGCGATCAAGAACTGGGCCGAGACACATCGAGCAGGTCCATCGCGCCCGCGCCGCGTACGGCCGGGGCGGCGCCGGCTGACCGCCGCGCGCCGACGCGGACGGGGTGTGGCCTGGGCGACACAGTCGGCCGGCGCTTGTTGCATGAGATTGGCAATTGCGGAATGCTGGCGTTAG